In a genomic window of Drosophila takahashii strain IR98-3 E-12201 chromosome 3L, DtakHiC1v2, whole genome shotgun sequence:
- the LOC108059256 gene encoding uncharacterized protein isoform X4, with product MRFLALSTTLLLAALALSQAQQNVDAYWRTTNIEAWPPGAPVAEKSGKLIAGSAPAQGLTAYGAYQPVLINAPYYAAYQLPLAYVVQPTTATTADQTTAAGATTTTTGRPESLADDSTRDREEIEKPEKLQALPAEKTRTRTTGDLKSDLGLRSAVSKINPDYVIEEIVSVPGKLVISTSGSPRSAKQQLKKIAPQKLRKLAPKVEATGKTSTSSANFPQIPFGNYFLPYRPEQAQAIQGRKQAALILEPHSKAVVGNGGTAISTPISKAYLKKGVPTNVYFNPESVAIAGVGGKAHATADLELDLFT from the exons ATGCGCTTCCTTGCT CTTTCAACCACACTGCTCCTGGCCGCCTTGGCACTCAGCCAGGCCCAACAAAACGTCGA TGCCTACTGGCGCACCACCAACATCGAGGCCTGGCCACCAGGAGCACCTGTTGCCGAGAAGTCCGGGAAGCTGATAGCAGGATCTGCTCCTGCCCAAGGACTCACCGCCTATGGAGCCTATCAGCCTGTACTGATAAATGCTCCCTACTACGCCGCCTACCAACTGCCCTTGGCCTATGTGGTGCAAcccaccaccgccaccaccgcTGATCAAACCACCGCAGCCGGTGCCACAACCACCACGACGGGCAGACCCGAAAGCTTAGCCGATGACAGCACCCGCGATCGCGAAGAGATCGAGAAACCGGAAAAGCTTCAGGCTCTGCCGGCAGAGAAGACTCGAACCCGAACCACCGGCGATCTGAAGAGCGATCTGGGTCTTCGTTCGGCCGTGAGCAAGATAAATCCTGATTATGTGATCGAGGAGATTGTTTCGGTGCCCGGCAAGCTAGTGATCTCCACCTCTGGATCTCCACGCTCGGCCAAGCAGCAGCTGAAGAAGATTGCGCCGCAGAAGCTGCGTAAACTAGCACCCAAAGTGGAGGCCACCGGGAAGACGAGCACAAGTTCCGCCAACTTCCCCCAGATTCCGTTCGGCAACTACTTCCTGCCCTATCGCCCCGAGCAGGCTCAGGCGATCCAGGGACGCAAGCAGGCGGCCCTCATCCTGGAGCCCCATTCCAAGGCGGTGGTGGGTAATGGTGGCACTGCCATATCCACGCCCATTTCCAAGGCTTACCTGAAGAAGGGAGTGCCCACCAATGTGTACTTCAATCCGGAATCGGTGGCCATTGCGGGTGTGGGCGGCAAGGCCCATGCCACTGCGGATCTGGAACTGGATCTGTTCACGTAG
- the LOC108059256 gene encoding uncharacterized protein isoform X1, giving the protein MRFLALSTTLLLAALALSQAQQNVEIQKQRLVKFPEEFEPNAAPPSSQKADEAKRILEQIAKVNEAFGYVKKQPEQPKLPPILDSSQYLFPKPAHQPFHAHQHHFSGSNGQTLLEPSIRAVKLTRNVGGSYNLPPRLRQSVESSSSKETQLYFRPNQVEVPKPASPQEAQQLPAHFVIPVHLHKLTRDEYLKEHASQEYKVKGYKIIGDVDSFYGKAKAGRKQGKTTPKYHLFFLPRELALNEDGTPKRGNATTVGTTPAPAPASLNFKEFRLDSREKPVHKPQKIQTPELITLNGVTRKRVSSTAKPVKLSGKEAEQQSSSSLNIKTTSSPISLSSTLPPSGGLLPNRNRLNPFRMPGMNIAEMQNQTSVAIKNAFQNIFKLPFRPPMTASPGLEAPVIVGNAPVRNQGIDSVDYKWEDESEGGGDGMMSDDVDTIENTAAELDTSASSEKHLFAHKHQLVHTLGQVATAQQSTQKQALREGGIIIQRLKVRRGGIAIAGPGGVATAGSGGTAIVGPGGYALTHPRSLTIAGPGAKVISIPANVDLKDALARTDLETRSFPREGKIVATGPTVYYAPPTGTTTTGAQEEENQGAGLVQV; this is encoded by the exons ATGCGCTTCCTTGCT CTTTCAACCACACTGCTCCTGGCCGCCTTGGCACTCAGCCAGGCCCAACAAAACGTCGA AATTCAGAAGCAGCGTCTCGTGAAATTTCCCGAGGAGTTTGAGCCCAATGCGGCGCCTCCGTCCTCCCAGAAGGCGGACGAGGCCAAGCGCATCCTCGAGCAGATAGCCAAGGTCAACGAGGCCTTTGGCTACGTGAAGAAGCAGCCGGAGCAGCCCAAGCTGCCGCCCATCCTCGACTCCAGTCAGTATCTCTTCCCCAAGCCCGCCCATCAGCCCTTCCATGCCCATCAGCACCACTTCTCGGGCAGCAATGGTCAGACCCTCCTGGAACCCTCGATCAGGGCGGTTAAGCTGACGAGGAATGTGGGGGGTAGCTACAATCTGCCGCCCAGATTGCGTCAGTCGGTGGAGAGCTCCTCCTCCAAGGAGACCCAACTGTACTTCCGACCCAACCAGGTGGAGGTGCCCAAACCTGCCTCCCCACAAGAAGCCCAACAACTGCCCGCCCACTTTGTGATCCCAGTGCATCTGCACAAACTGACCAGGGATGAGTACCTCAAGGAGCACGCCTCCCAGGAGTACAAGGTGAAGGGCTACAAGATCATTGGCGATGTGGACAGCTTCTATGGCAAGGCAAAGGCGGGCAGGAAGCAGGGCAAGACGACTCCGAAGTATCATCTGTTCTTCCTGCCCCGCGAACTGGCCCTCAACGAGGATGGAACTCCGAAGAGGGGTAATGCTACCACTGTAGGAACCACtccagctcctgctcctgcatcCTTGAACTTTAAGGAATTCCGCTTGGACTCCCGGGAGAAGCCAGTGCATAAACCACAGAAGATTCAGACCCCAGAATTGATTACCTTGAACGGAGTGACCAGGAAAAGGGTTAGCTCTACAGCAAAGCCAGTGAAACTAAGTGGAAAGGAAGCTGAGCAGCAGAGCTCCTCATCCCTCAACATCAAGACCACCTCTTCTCCTATCTCCCTGAGCTCCACTCTACCTCCTTCCGGTGGCCTACTGCCCAATCGCAATCGCTTGAATCCCTTCCGCATGCCCGGCATGAATATCGCCGAGATGCAGAACCAAACTTCGGTGGCCATCAAGAATGCCTTCCAGAACATATTCAAGCTGCCCTTCCGACCGCCCATGACAGCCTCACCTGGTCTGGAGGCTCCTGTCATCGTGGGCAATGCTCCGGTGAGAAATCAGGGTATCGATTCAGTGGATTACAAGTGGGAGGATGAGAGCGAGGGCGGCGGCGATGGGATGATGTCCGATGATGTGGACACCATTGAGAACACAGCTGCGGAACTGGACACGAGTGCGTCCTCGGAGAAGCACCTGTTCGCCCACAAACACCAGCTGGTGCACACCTTGGGCCAGGTGGCCACCGCCCAGCAGAGCACCCAGAAGCAGGCGCTTCGCGAGGGCGGAATCATCATTCAGCGGCTGAAGGTGCGCAGGGGCGGCATTGCGATCGCCGGtccggggggcgtggcaacggCCGGAAGCGGTGGTACGGCGATCGTGGGTCCCGGTGGCTATGCCCTCACCCATCCACGTAGCCTCACCATCGCTGGTCCGGGGGCCAAGGTCATCTCCATACCGGCAAATGTGGATTTGAAGGACGCCCTGGCACGAACCGATCTGGAGACGAGGAGTTTTCCGCGGGAGGGAAAGATCGTGGCCACGGGACCCACGGTCTACTATGCCCCGCCCACGggcacaacaacaacgggggcgcaggaggaggagaatcAGGGGGCGGGACTTGTCCAAGTCTGA